The following are encoded in a window of Magnolia sinica isolate HGM2019 chromosome 11, MsV1, whole genome shotgun sequence genomic DNA:
- the LOC131219323 gene encoding ubiquitin carboxyl-terminal hydrolase 24 yields the protein MGEMSNQVVLFGSFSEDETRLFQRKSRVNAVQPLEKKELQFGSLDYATISSLGSRKVQPQQNDSSSQGTEVHLPSKPVMKDKTLKNEKATIGEDLQGVSGNAKSNGSIKDCSHDVPPTDGITENDKPGLDLSSLCISQNKSGPAKLPAKPELYVIEGGNSAEKNLLVEGNSVQNEFLADSTTFASFKETVGKTITEQDMAIKNLLPRGLINSGNLCFLNATLQALLSCSPFVQLLQELRTRNIPKIGYPTLRAFVEFISDFDMHTDSSSKKNETVVLQSGRPFSPVMFEPVLKNFTPDLPSSISGRPRQEDAQEFLSFVMDQMHDELLKFEGQFSSLNGGKPSLISSVEDDDWETVGPKNKSAVTRTQTFMPSELSNIFGGQLRSVVKARGNKPSATVQPFLLLHLDIFPEAVHTIEDALRRFSAPETLEGYRTSPGKAGVVSASKSVTIQKLSNMMILHLMRFGYGSKGSTKLHKPVRFPLELVLGRELLVSPSSEGRRYELVATITHHGREPSKGHYTADARYSDGQWLRFDDASVSAVGIGKVLHDQAYVLFYRQL from the exons ATGGGAGAGATGAGTAATCAG GTTGTTCTATTTGGGTCATTCAGTGAAGATGAAACTAGGTTATTCCAAAGGAAGTCACGGGTAAATGCTGTGCAGCCTTTGGAAAAGAAAGAGCTGCAATTTGGCTCTTTGGACTATGCTACTATAAGTTCACTAGGAAGTCGCAAGGTTCAACCCCAACAGAATGATTCTTCTTCACAGGGAACAGAAGTTCACCTGCCATCGAAGCCGGTTATGAAGGACAAAACCTTAAAGAATGAAAAAGCAACGATAGGTGAAGATTTGCAAGGGGTTTCAGGAAATGCAAAATCAAATGGGAGTATTAAGGATTGCTCTCATGATGTTCCCCCAACTGATGGGATTACTGAAAATGACAAGCCCGGTTTAGACTTGAGTTCTTTGTGTATATCTCAGAATAAAAGTGGCCCTGCAAAGCTACCAGCAAAGCCAGAACTGTATGTCATTGAGGGTGGAAATTCAGCAGAGAAAAATTTGCTCGTGGAGGGAAACTCTGTTCAGAATGAGTTCCTTGCTGATTCAACTACATTTGCATCTTTCAAAGAGACTGTTGGCAAAACAATTACCGAGCAAGATATGGCTATTAAAAATCTACTGCCACGAGGCCTAATCAACTCGGGGAATCTATGCTTCCTTAATGCAACATTGCAGGCACTTCTGTCCTGCTCGCCATTTGTTCAACTTCTGCAGGAACTAAGAACTCGTAATATTCCCAAG ATTGGCTATCCAACGTTACGTGCATTTGTTGAGTTTATCTCTGACTTTGACATGCACACTGATTCAAGCTCGAAGAAGAATGAGACAGTGGTTCTTCAGTCTGGCAGACCTTTCAGCCCTGTCATGTTTGAGCCTGTTTTGAAAAATTTCACTCCAGACCTACCGAGTAGCATATCTGGCAGGCCAAg ACAAGAAGATGCTCAGGAGTTTCTAAGTTTTGTCATGGACCAAATGCATGATGAATTACTGAAGTTTGAAGGTCAATTTTCGAGCTTGAATGGGGGCAAACCGTCTTTAATTTCATCTGTAGAAGATGATGATTGGGAGACTGTTGGGCCAAAGAACAAGTCTGCAGTGACAAGAACACAGACCTTCATGCCATCAGAATTAAGTAACATTTTTGGAGGACAACTAAGAAGTGTTGTAAAGGCAAGAG GTAACAAGCCTTCAGCTACAGTTCAGCCGTTCCTTCTGCTCCACCTTGATATTTTCCCAGAAGCTGTCCATACTATTGAAGATGCACTTCGTCGGTTTTCTGCTCCAGAGACACTTGAAGGTTACAGAACATCACCTGGGAAG GCTGGGGTGGTGAGTGCTAGCAAGTCTGTGACGATACAGAAGCTCTCCAATATGATGATACTGCACCTGATGCGATTTGGATATGGAAGCAAAGGAAGCACCAAACTGCATAAACCTGTCCGCTTTCCCCTTGAACTGGTCCTGGGCCGTGAGTTGCTTGTCTCTCCATCTTCGGAG ggTCGCAGATATGAGCTTGTTGCCACTATCACACACCATGGTAGGGAGCCCTCAAAGGGGCATTACACAGCTGATGCCAGGTACTCTGACGGCCAGTGGCTTCGATTCGATGATGCATCTGTCTCTGCCGTGGGCATTGGGAAAGTGTTGCATGATCAGGCATATGTTCTCTTCTACAGGCAGCTGTAG